CTGATCAAGCTCGTCGAGCCGGACGCCAGCCTCTGCGACCGCTACGTCACCCTGAGCTACCGCTGGGGCGAGGGGAACCGGCACTTCATCACGACCAGCGAGACGATGCAGGCCCGCCGCACCGgcatcgaggtcgacgccctccCGCAGACGATGCGCGACGCGGTCGCGCTCACGCGGATGCTGGGCGTGAGGTACCTCTGGATCGACAGCCTGTGCATATGCCAGGACGACTTGGGGGAGTGGGAGCGCGAGTCGGCAAGGATGGCGGCTGTTTATTCCAACGCATACCTGACACTCGCCGCAACAAAAGCGGCCGACGTCAACGGCGGTCTTCTATCTTCTCGAACGCCGAGGTCGTATTTCAAGATTCCGCGGAGGGATGGTGACGGGACGTACATTCTCGCCAGCGTGCTCCCGCTCGATAAAGAGGTCATCCACGACTACCACACCCGTATGCGCGACGAGCCGCTCACGAAACGGGCGTGGGGCTTCCAGGAGCGCGTGCTGGCGCGCCGGGTGCTGCACTTCGCGAGCGGGCAGATGTACTGGGAGTGCCTGGAAGGGGGGTtccaggccgaggaggggtTGAGGCTGCCGCGCAGCCTGCAGTGCGTGagcgaggacgccgacgtcaCCGCCTACGCCCGGGAGCGCGCGGCCGACAACGATACgggcagccgccgccgccgccgctgggccaaggacgaggccggtgcGGACCTGAGGAGCTGGGAGCGCATGCTCCGGGAGTACGGGCCGCGCGAGATGACGGACCCGGCGGACAAACTGCCGGCCATATCCGGGATCGCCAACGTCATGAGCAAAAttctcgacgacgagtaTGTCGCTGGCCTGTGGAGGGGGCATCTCATCCGGGGCCTGTGCTGGCAGGGCCTGAGCTGcagggccgtcgtcgaggggtACCGCGcgccgtcgtggtcgtgggCGTCCGTCGACGGGGTCCCTGCCACGGGGCACATCGGGACCCTGGAGGAGGTTGCCGCGGTTCTTGACGTGGCGGTCGAGATCGCGGGGGAGAATCCCTTCGGCCGGGTCCGGGACGGGGTGATCAAGCTCGACGCCCCGCTGGTCAGAATGAGGGTGTCTGAGAACAAAGGCCCGACAGGCCACGTTGCGTTCCGCAGCGAGAAGGGGAGCGAGGACTTTTATGGGATGCTTGACGTTATGGACAGGAACTACGAGACCAGCGCCGAGATGCTTGAAGAGATGGGGGTGTACGCGCTGGTTTTGGCTTTTACGTACGCGTCTCCGTCGCGTGGGGAGgcgcaggaggaggaggagcagcagagCGTGCCGGCTGCTCGGGGTTTGTTTGTCACCCCTGCTTTGGACAGGCCTGGGTGCATGAGGAGGATCGGTGCTGTGGTGCAGAAGGCGGATGCTTTCGCGCCGGGAGAGCTTGAGTCTTGCAGGACTACGGTTTCGATAGTGTGAGACGACGGTGTTTGTCCTCGTTGCGCGTCATCTTCTTGACCTAGGATAGATAAGAAGTTGAACGAGGTGACGTACCACGAACGAGCTTTCGGATCGAGAAATGAGCGGATGTCCTGAAGGAGCATCTGCTTTATCTCTTCGTTCATGACAAACTGTCTCGATCGGTCTGATGTCTCGGGTAATGGTTCTTTTTCGTTATGTGCAGTCTCCTACGGTCGCATCTTGGGCACGCTTCATTTGCAGGACATTGCCTAGCACATCACCTCTGAAGGGTGCACCGGTCTAGTGATAAGCGATCAAGCTGACTGGCCGCAAAGTATGTGCCATCCCTGTTGAGCTTCCGACTGACACGGTAGCCTTTCGAAGTCTAAGAACACATGCATCAACCTGCCTTGTCAGTAGGCTTCGACATAAACCTGAGGGTGGCTTACCTCGAAGTATTGAGTGCTTCGCCAGCGAACGTGACATTCTGTTAGATCCATAGACTCAATAGCGCCGGATTACCAGGATTTACGTGACTGGATTCCATGCACGGCGTATCTCAACAGTATCTTTCAACACCGCAGCACTCTGGCAAGAGGATGGGTGTCTAGTGCCGCAGAAGCTGGCTTTGACATGTGTCTCTTAACTCTCCTGAGCTGTACTCAACCCTGGATGATTGTTTTGCTTTCCTTTCATTCAGAGAAAACAACCCATTTCCCGCTCAATACCAGGCGCAACACTCTTGTTGTGGTGTCATCTGCGTTTGTATGCTGATTTTCGGTTACCTCGTTTCAATTGGGGCCATCTCAAGCATGCATCTGCTTAACTAGGCCTTTTCCTTACGAGAAAGTTAGTACTCGTATCACCAAGGCAAATATTTTAGCTGGTAGTGCCACTCCTCTCAAACTCGCCCCCCCACTGTGACGTTCTGGGGACGGCGCCTTAGTCAGGCGATCGGGGTGAGCACGTCGGATCAGACGGTGATTACAGTCTTATCCGGGTCACCATTATCCTGATGCGAGGGTTAGACCCTATTCATCAACTCAAAACAAGATTTCAGTCAGCAGCAGACCTCTCTATCAGGCAGCTGTTACACCAGGTTCACCAAATCGATTCAATACTCTCAACTGCCACGATGCCTCACACTTCGGTCACGATCATCGTCTCCCCCTACCACGTCGGCCTCTACGACCACCGCGTCGGCTCCGGGCCTCTCCGCATCTTGTCCCATGGCCTGGCCGACAAACTCGAGGCCCTCACGCCCATCAAGTTCGTCAACATCGGTCCCGTCGACGACTTCGAGGGCGAGATTGGAAGGACGTTCGAGGTGATTCGCCGCGTTTCCGCTGCCGTCTCCAGCGCGGTATCTGACGGCTCGTTCCCGCTCGTCTTGTCGGGCAACTGTTACGCCAGCGCTGCCGTGGCGGCCGGCCTGAACGAGTCTGTCCCTGATTTGAAAGTCCTGTGGATCGACGCGCACGACGATTTGGATACCCCGTCCACGAACGAGAACGGGTACCTTGACgcgatggccttgtcgatgatgagcGGGCTGAGCTGGCACAGGCTCATGGGCTCTGTGCCGGGACATGTCCCTGTGAGCTTGGACAGAGTGGCGTACTGCGGGTTGAGGGATGTGAGTGAGACTCAGAGGGAGACTGTCACGGAAGCCGGCATTGATGTCGTCTGGGGCAATGCGGAGAAGAAGGTTGATTTTGGAGCGGAGCTGGGCACTCTGTTGGATCGGAAGCGGTTTGAAAAAACCCATGTTCACTTGGACCTGGACGTCTTGGACGAGTCTCTGGGGAGGGTCAATGATTGGCCCTCCCCGGGAGGCTTGGATGCCCAGGATCTGATGAACTGTCTGGAGACGATACCGAAGAAGACGGAGCCGACGAGCCTGGTGGTGTGTTCTTTCAACGCGAggttggaggggggagacACGATTGCAAGACTTGCCGTCAAGGGCATTCTTCAGTTTGTGCAGGGTCTCAAGGACCGTGGGGTACTGACTACCAACTCATGAATCAAGTCACTGGCCCGACAAAAGTGTTGTCTGTCGAACCTTGAGAAGCAAGCCTCTTGTGTATCTTTTATGTAGACCTGTGTGTAACTTTGGTCCTAGAAACAGAAAATCTAGCAAATACATGCGATATCTTGTTAATTGGCGCCAAAACACACGAACGCAAGGCATGATCTTTCTGGGTAAAACCCTCAGTTCGCAACACAAGACAAATGCCAAGGAGCTGTTTTGATAGACCAGATTGCATAAAACTCCATGGGTATCGCCGTGCCAGCCAAAAGGGGAGCTCGTTCACAAAACGCCGTTAACCCCCTCGTCAAACTCCCTTACCAGTCCCCGAGCATCACATCACAGAGGTGCCGTCAGGCGGCTTGACATGCGGCGACGGGGATCCCCAGAATCCGCGTCAGTCCAAAGAACCTGCCCATGTTCTCCTTGGCGCCGACCCTCAACTCGCTCTTCACCGCGTTCCGGAGCGACCACCGCCAGCCAAAGAcggcctccgccgccggggcccACCCGCGGGACTCCTTGACGCCGGCCGGCTGCATCGTCATCCACGGCGACTGTTCCGCTCCCTCCAGCTGCGGCGGGTAGACGCCGGAGAGCTGCCATATCTGCGCGGCCGAGAGCGGGGGCGAGGCGCGCGCGACGGCCCAGTAGAGCCTGCTGAGcgtgtcgacgccgcgcatcagggcgtcgtcgaacTCGTCCGGGTTCCTGCCGGAGCGGCGGAGGAACTGCAGGTAGGCCTTGGTCAGGCGGAGCGCGTCGTTGGCGCGGCAGTCGCGCAGCTGCGGCGTGTCGGCGGTCCAGAGGGGCGTGAGGTGGTACGGGTGGTCGGGCTCGCGGGCgttgccgaggtcgccgagctTCCACCGCCTCGGGTCGCGCTCGGAGGCGACGAAGATGTTGTCGAGcttgacgtcgtcgtggcAGAGGTTGTGCGCCATGTGCAGGTTGTCGAGGGCCGAGAGGAGGGACTCGAAGGACGGCCGGAACATCTGGTCCAGCTCGCGATACGTGGGCGAGCCGTCCGAGGCGGCGTGGAGCGTCTTTGCGAGCTTCTTCAGCGTGCCCGACTTGAGAAACGGCGTGACCAGGTGCCATTTGGGAGGCTGAGAGGGGTCCGTGGTGGTGAGGAAGTAGTCCTTGACAGGGACGAAGAGCTCTCTGTAGGGATCGTCGTGGGAGGGGTTTGAGCCGTCCCTGTGCCCTCCCATGATCAGACTGGCCGGGATCTCGgtcggccatctcctcggcgatgctcTGGTGTCCTGCATACAGTTGCGGAACGGGGTTGTTTCCTCGTTGTAGACCTTGATGACGGTGTTGTTGAAGGTAAAGGTCTCGCCTTCGCGGCCCTTTCCGAGTTTCTTCCAGTGCCGCCTGTTGTCGAGCAGCGTGCTGCGCTCCGTGTTTTCTGTGTACGAGTCGGCGTCCCATCCTGTGCTGGCGAGCGTCGCCTCGTCGTAGTCCGGCAGAGAATCGAACCGTGTTGGGAGATACTTGGCGCGCATGGCCTCTCGATAGCGGAGATGTAGCTCGATGAGGTGGTACATGACGACGATGGACGCAACCGCGAGGAACCGAAGGGTCAGCCGGGCGGCGAAGGACTTGAGTCCCCTCCGACGAGCCCCCACGGGGCTCCAGTTGCGACCTTTCATCGTCATCTGCAAACCTGATTGCGCTGAGTTGACCCAAAAGAGGCGATGCTTGTGAATGGGGGGAGGCTTTCATCCGTCACTCGCAGAGGCGGGCCCCCCTTCTCATCTAATAAAGACAagccgccaagaaggccagTTGCCGCCAGAGGCACGCGGTTCATAACATGGAGGTTGTGTGAACCGAACTTGCAAGATTGGCAAGGAGGGGAGAGCCTGGTAGAGAGGAGACAAAAAAGCTACGCGATCACGTCCAATGTTGTCAgtgtcacacacacacacacacacacacacacacacacttacacacatacacacacccacacaccgCCAGATGGGGGCGACACGTAGTCCAGCCATCCCCGTCATAAGAGACCTCCCCACCGAAAACAGGCTTCTTCTGAGATTTCCCGTCTGCTCAGCCGCTGAAACGGGCCACTAGCTTCCtcggctgggctgggccgACGTTCTATGCgatggtggaggaggtggtggtggtggtgtcggcTCCGCAAACAAGGCGCGGGCCTAGGGCAGGGAAGGGCAGCCACAGCAAGCATGCGCCCCCAGCTCGGCGATACCAAGTCTCTTTCCTGGTTTTGGCTCGTGCATCTCCGATGGCAAGATAGATGTATGTATGTACGGGTTAGTTCGTTGGTAGGTTGGTTGGTGAAATGAAAGCAGTCTCTCCCGAATCCATGCAAGGTTGATCCGGAGGTACCTGGGccaagagggaggggggggcgtggtAGAGACCAATCAACATGGCAGAACTGACCCCAATCTTGCTCTCTCCGCTGCTttcggaggggggggaaagggacGTGTGAGACCGAAAGGGAGAAACACGCACACGCTGAAGACGAGGCACACAACATGTTTTGAGACCGGATAATGGGCGGGAATGCTAGACGCTCGCAACCTCGGGATGACCTCAGTCGCTCCTCTTTCGGGCGAGGAGACGGTGGGTAGGctgaagagagaagaaaggaggggggggagaggtCAGATTAAGGTCGATGTGCTGTGTGGGTGTGAGACGAGACAGAGAGGGAtatcccctcctcctcatcaccAGCCCAATGGCATGGCCACCTAAGGGAAACCTTCCGTCACTTCGCCCAGAACCAGAACGCTCGTCAACCGCCAAGGCGCCTTTACCCCCTTTTGCATGCCCAGGATGAGCGTGATGTCATCTGCCAATCCACTTGCTGCTCCTGGGATTATCTATCAGCATGTACTTATAATTAGTGCCAACCAGCCTCCCCCGGTCCCCCCTCCACTGGCGCCACGCCGTTATTTTAAGTGCCTCTCTCGGTATCTGCCGACGTGTCAGTGGATCTCGTCTCCCGCTTCGGGAGGGGCTCTGGGGCCTGGGAGGGTCGTGTGTCCGCGGTTGCGTTGTGCTCGGATGTCCAACGAAAATCTTGTCCTTTTCGGCCCCTTCATCTTTTCAGCTGAGTTCGCTCGGCTTGGCCGCGAAGTGCCCTtgcaagagagagaggggccGCCGCAGCAACTCCCGAATGCGGCAAACCTCCGGAGCCATGGACCCGGGGTTGGGGTTCCTCTGCTCCAAACAGCTGGTGCCATGACTCTGTTTGTTGGTCGAATCCATGGTTCGGCATATCCGCGACTCTTCGGCAGGCAAATCAGCGATACAGACGAAAGAGAAGAGACCAACGGGGGGGCGCTGGAAgcttttctctttctctgtctgtctgtctgtctatGTGTGTGAAAGCAACGAACGCCGATGTTCGGAATAGCTTTCGCCATCAACATTCCTCAGTTCCGCCCCGCAACTCTCGTCTGCCATTTCACGAATCGAAACGAGCGCGCCGAGGATCAGCTTCTCCGTTTCTCTGACCCACAGACACCCGCATTGTGCATATAGCGAAACTCAATGGGGGCTTGCATGTCGGATGGGATTAAGACTGTTTGAACTGCCCTATGCAAAGAGCCCCAAGCTCCAATCTCGCCTCCGTCCAGACCCAGCCCTGTGAGAACAGACTCACAGCTAAGCTTTAACCCAAAAGCTTGGGCTCTCGGCGACATGACTCGAAGCCAATTTTGCCGAATTTGCCGATGGTTCGACGTCTGTCCGTGATACAGGTTTTCAGCGATGACTTGGTCTATGGGGCGTCCGGGTAACTCTTGCGTATGGACATCCGGCTTCCAGAACCCGGGGTGTGCTTCCGCTACGACATTCGAGCTGAAGGAGTCAATATAGAAGGGTCATTCACGGAAAACACCAAGAACCGACTTTCGTAAACTAGACGATACTCTTCCGGGTCCGCCAAAACGACCTCTCGCCCGCCAATTTGCTCGCCATGTAGGGCACCCCCGGAGGCGACTCCGAGCCTATGGCTTTTACGGTATCCACCCACGAGTCGGCCCAGACTCTTCTGTGAATATGCGCGGGTCTTCTTTGACGGTaacgcggcgacggcggacgaCATTAGAACGTTTGTGATCTTGATAGCTGTTGACACCTGTTATACTGACGCATTTGATTTCAAACAGACGGGAGATGAGCCTCGGGGGAGACACATCTGTCTGAGAGAGGGACGGGGTATGTGACATGTCTCTTTTGGGGCCGTATCATACCCTGGGGAAAACTGCCGTGATATATTGCGCTGCGTTAATGAGAACCAGAAAATGCATTCTGCCGTGTGACCTTGGCCCCTAAGCTGGATGTTGGACGTATCAATGTTGGACGTATCAATACTTTTCGACGTTAGAAGTGCATGTCCTTCATTTTAGGCTGAGCCATGATTAACGATTACATAACGAATTCATACGCTCTCACGAAGAATGCATAGGATGGCTTAATCGCAATATGAATATCAAACCACATCAGATGCGGTGGATTCTATATGGGCAGGTACGCCGCCTAACACCTGGTCCGCAGTATTTAATGAAGACTTACAACGTCAATAATCACTGCCATTACAGCTATCCAGCTTCAAACTTCTTATCATGGAATACTTGAGCTTTAAAAAACTCCTATTTTCGGATATCGGGGAGGGCTTGAAGGAGgcagagaaggaggagcacgCAGAAGCCATGAAACCGTGAAGTGGAATGGTGAGGATAGTGTGACAGTTGGAGAGTCTAGAGTTCAAAAAACATAGGAAAAGTtgaaagggaaaaaaaaggattAAAAGAAAACAAAATCATCAACCATCGGCTGTCAAGAGGTGAAAAGACC
This sequence is a window from Colletotrichum higginsianum IMI 349063 chromosome 8, whole genome shotgun sequence. Protein-coding genes within it:
- a CDS encoding Heterokaryon incompatibility protein; the encoded protein is MNLCDLCSSINLEDLPPFPDDDFSKSLSGYPRFHHLVKSDFEKGARVERFGVQYHRDLDGLLRAAAEGCVLCEAVEKEAAALAEEIENLPRPRWGIARCDPSWDMWLVRRSEAGGDGLWVVCSSVVDGEGFPCLIPVAAVGFASDEDDPLSAGSSDRVLRQVPDQTTLNRIAAWLETCDEHPHCQSHGSPIPTRLLDLGTSDSDPLIKLVEPDASLCDRYVTLSYRWGEGNRHFITTSETMQARRTGIEVDALPQTMRDAVALTRMLGVRYLWIDSLCICQDDLGEWERESARMAAVYSNAYLTLAATKAADVNGGLLSSRTPRSYFKIPRRDGDGTYILASVLPLDKEVIHDYHTRMRDEPLTKRAWGFQERVLARRVLHFASGQMYWECLEGGFQAEEGLRLPRSLQCVSEDADVTAYARERAADNDTGSRRRRRWAKDEAGADLRSWERMLREYGPREMTDPADKLPAISGIANVMSKILDDEYVAGLWRGHLIRGLCWQGLSCRAVVEGYRAPSWSWASVDGVPATGHIGTLEEVAAVLDVAVEIAGENPFGRVRDGVIKLDAPLVRMRVSENKGPTGHVAFRSEKGSEDFYGMLDVMDRNYETSAEMLEEMGVYALVLAFTYASPSRGEAQEEEEQQSVPAARGLFVTPALDRPGCMRRIGAVVQKADAFAPGELESCRTTVSIV
- a CDS encoding fungal specific transcription factor domain-containing protein is translated as MKGRNWSPVGARRRGLKSFAARLTLRFLAVASIVVMYHLIELHLRYREAMRAKYLPTRFDSLPDYDEATLASTGWDADSYTENTERSTLLDNRRHWKKLGKGREGETFTFNNTVIKVYNEETTPFRNCMQDTRASPRRWPTEIPASLIMGGHRDGSNPSHDDPYRELFVPVKDYFLTTTDPSQPPKWHLVTPFLKSGTLKKLAKTLHAASDGSPTYRELDQMFRPSFESLLSALDNLHMAHNLCHDDVKLDNIFVASERDPRRWKLGDLGNAREPDHPYHLTPLWTADTPQLRDCRANDALRLTKAYLQFLRRSGRNPDEFDDALMRGVDTLSRLYWAVARASPPLSAAQIWQLSGVYPPQLEGAEQSPWMTMQPAGVKESRGWAPAAEAVFGWRWSLRNAVKSELRVGAKENMGRFFGLTRILGIPVAACQAA
- a CDS encoding Arginase — its product is MPHTSVTIIVSPYHVGLYDHRVGSGPLRILSHGLADKLEALTPIKFVNIGPVDDFEGEIGRTFEVIRRVSAAVSSAVSDGSFPLVLSGNCYASAAVAAGLNESVPDLKVLWIDAHDDLDTPSTNENGYLDAMALSMMSGLSWHRLMGSVPGHVPVSLDRVAYCGLRDVSETQRETVTEAGIDVVWGNAEKKVDFGAELGTLLDRKRFEKTHVHLDLDVLDESLGRVNDWPSPGGLDAQDLMNCLETIPKKTEPTSLVVCSFNARLEGGDTIARLAVKGILQFVQGLKDRGVLTTNS